The Desulfitobacterium chlororespirans DSM 11544 genome window below encodes:
- the buk gene encoding butyrate kinase produces MSKQNTFILAINPGSTSTKVAVFENETKIFSRTIVHAAEDLQDFPEIPDQLGYRKTMILQALREGGIALEQITAFVGRGGGLNPCQGGTYLVQGLLLEHARTCHTARHPAALGAVLAHELAGEYGKKAYIVDPPDVDEFEPVARITGLKTVCRQSRFHALNQKEVGRRAAADLGKAYEEINLVIVHMGGGISVTAHKQGKAVDSTDTINGDGPMAPTRAGQLPAADLAALCYSGRYTEREIGQLIVKNGGLVDHLGTSDVLEVKERIQQEDARAALIYEALAYQIGKAVGAYAAVLHGEVAAVVLTGGIARDQDLVGRISEMVRYIGPVMVYPGEFEMEALANGVLRVLAGQEQAKEYDGIPPWNGFKVQEESL; encoded by the coding sequence ATGTCCAAGCAGAACACGTTTATTCTGGCAATCAATCCCGGTTCAACCTCCACGAAGGTAGCTGTGTTTGAAAATGAGACGAAGATCTTCAGCCGCACGATTGTGCACGCGGCTGAAGATCTGCAGGACTTTCCGGAAATCCCCGACCAGCTGGGTTATCGGAAAACCATGATTCTGCAGGCTCTGAGAGAAGGGGGAATAGCTCTGGAGCAAATTACTGCCTTTGTCGGCCGGGGCGGGGGGTTGAATCCTTGTCAGGGCGGCACCTATCTGGTTCAGGGTCTGCTGCTGGAGCATGCCCGGACCTGCCATACCGCCAGGCACCCGGCTGCCCTGGGAGCGGTGCTGGCTCATGAATTGGCCGGCGAATACGGTAAAAAAGCCTATATCGTCGATCCCCCGGATGTGGATGAATTTGAGCCCGTAGCCCGGATCACCGGATTGAAAACAGTTTGCCGGCAAAGCCGCTTTCATGCCCTGAACCAAAAAGAAGTAGGCAGACGGGCCGCGGCGGATCTGGGTAAAGCCTATGAGGAGATCAACCTCGTTATTGTTCATATGGGCGGCGGAATCTCCGTTACCGCCCACAAGCAAGGGAAAGCAGTGGACAGCACGGACACCATCAACGGTGACGGTCCTATGGCCCCCACCCGTGCCGGCCAGCTGCCGGCAGCGGATTTGGCTGCCCTTTGTTACTCTGGCCGGTATACAGAGCGGGAGATCGGGCAGTTGATTGTTAAAAACGGCGGCTTGGTGGATCATCTGGGAACCAGCGATGTTTTGGAAGTGAAAGAACGCATTCAGCAGGAAGATGCCCGGGCCGCCCTGATTTACGAAGCGCTGGCCTACCAAATTGGCAAAGCTGTGGGCGCCTATGCCGCGGTGCTCCATGGGGAAGTGGCAGCGGTTGTGCTGACCGGAGGGATCGCCAGGGATCAGGATCTGGTGGGCAGGATCAGCGAGATGGTCCGCTATATTGGGCCGGTCATGGTTTATCCCGGTGAATTTGAGATGGAGGCCCTGGCCAATGGTGTGCTCAGAGTTCTGGCCGGCCAGGAACAGGCAAAGGAATATGACGGTATACCTCCCTGGAACGGGTTTAAGGTACAGGAGGAAAGTCTGTAA
- a CDS encoding electron transfer flavoprotein subunit alpha/FixB family protein — translation MNKIWIIAENPETAYELTGKARALGEHLTVYLVGDQEAAQQAIRCGADLVKRMEIPATTVWEHYVNVLVPEAEIARPELILVEAGSRGKDLAAQLAARLGCPCVTDCKKLESVAGRLLLQRIVYGGLASQDLECADYPLVVTIAPHTFERPEPAPREGKIVNLPLAQKDSRVQVMERKAKGASQVNLAEAKVVIGVGRGLTDQSGLAWFEETARLLGGELGCTRPLAEDLGWLSEERYIGISGRQIKPDLYLCAGISGQVQHVFGIREAKTIVSIDKNENAPIFKVSDYYVVGNLEEVLPAFLTELKNHQS, via the coding sequence ATGAATAAGATATGGATTATTGCCGAAAACCCGGAAACAGCCTATGAACTGACCGGAAAGGCCAGAGCCCTGGGAGAACATCTGACGGTTTATCTGGTCGGCGACCAGGAAGCAGCCCAGCAAGCGATCCGCTGCGGGGCCGATCTGGTGAAGCGAATGGAAATCCCGGCAACCACGGTATGGGAACACTATGTCAATGTGCTGGTTCCGGAGGCTGAGATTGCCCGGCCGGAGCTTATTCTCGTGGAAGCCGGCAGCCGGGGCAAGGATTTGGCTGCCCAGCTGGCCGCCCGTTTGGGCTGCCCTTGTGTCACTGATTGCAAAAAACTGGAGAGTGTGGCGGGAAGGCTGCTCTTACAACGCATTGTTTACGGCGGGCTGGCCAGTCAGGACCTGGAGTGTGCGGATTATCCCCTGGTTGTCACCATTGCCCCTCATACCTTTGAGCGACCTGAGCCTGCCCCGCGGGAAGGAAAGATTGTCAACCTGCCTTTGGCTCAGAAGGACAGCCGGGTTCAAGTGATGGAACGGAAGGCTAAAGGAGCTTCCCAGGTCAATCTGGCCGAAGCGAAAGTCGTGATCGGGGTAGGCCGGGGGCTGACCGATCAATCAGGCCTGGCTTGGTTTGAAGAAACGGCCCGGCTGCTGGGCGGGGAGCTCGGCTGCACCCGGCCCCTTGCCGAAGATCTGGGCTGGCTTTCGGAAGAACGGTATATCGGAATCTCCGGCCGGCAGATTAAACCGGACTTATACCTCTGCGCCGGGATCTCCGGACAGGTCCAGCATGTTTTCGGGATCAGGGAGGCGAAAACCATTGTGTCTATTGACAAGAATGAAAACGCCCCCATTTTTAAAGTCTCGGATTATTACGTTGTGGGGAATTTGGAGGAAGTGCTGCCGGCCTTCCTGACGGAACTTAAAAATCATCAGAGTTAA
- a CDS encoding thiolase family protein: MQEVVIVAGARTPIGKGVKGTLKDTRPELLGSTVIKAVLDRAPGLSPGEIEDVIFGCAFPEGEQGLNIGRMIALAAGLPVTVPGFTLNRFCSSGLQAVALASWQIMAGAAEVVIAGGVESMSMVPIGGIKPSPDPELLLKMPAAYISMGETAENVAARYGISREEQDAFAVVSHQKAAKARAEGKFRAEIVPVPVIRPGAAEDGAKEEKILFAEDEGIRPQTTMEDLARLKTPFRADGTVTAGNSSQISDGAAAVILMSAAKARQLNLKPLAIFRSFAVGGVHPDEMGIGPVVAIPKALQKAGLTLGQIDTIELNEAFASQALYCIRKLGLDSAKVNPNGGAIAMGHPLGCTGAKLTVSLIHELERTGGKYGMVSMCVGGGMGAAAVFEKV, from the coding sequence ATGCAGGAAGTCGTCATCGTAGCGGGGGCCAGAACCCCCATTGGTAAAGGCGTTAAAGGAACCTTAAAAGATACCCGGCCGGAGTTACTGGGTTCTACAGTGATCAAGGCAGTTTTGGATAGAGCCCCTGGCCTTAGCCCAGGGGAAATTGAGGATGTCATTTTCGGCTGCGCTTTCCCGGAGGGGGAGCAGGGCCTGAATATTGGCCGGATGATCGCTTTAGCAGCCGGACTTCCGGTGACGGTACCCGGGTTTACCCTCAACCGTTTCTGCTCCTCCGGCCTTCAGGCGGTCGCCTTGGCATCCTGGCAGATCATGGCGGGGGCCGCGGAGGTTGTTATTGCCGGTGGTGTGGAGTCCATGAGCATGGTTCCCATTGGAGGCATCAAGCCTTCCCCTGATCCGGAGCTGTTGCTGAAAATGCCGGCCGCCTATATTTCCATGGGTGAAACCGCGGAAAATGTTGCTGCGCGTTATGGGATAAGCCGGGAGGAACAGGATGCCTTTGCTGTGGTCAGTCACCAGAAAGCAGCCAAGGCCAGGGCTGAAGGAAAGTTCAGGGCAGAGATCGTTCCGGTCCCGGTGATTCGCCCCGGGGCGGCAGAGGATGGGGCCAAGGAAGAGAAGATTCTTTTTGCTGAAGATGAGGGAATCCGTCCCCAGACAACCATGGAGGATTTAGCCCGGCTTAAAACCCCTTTCCGGGCCGACGGTACCGTCACGGCCGGCAACTCATCCCAGATCAGTGACGGAGCGGCTGCCGTCATCCTGATGTCCGCCGCCAAAGCCCGGCAGCTGAACCTGAAGCCATTAGCCATTTTCCGCTCCTTTGCCGTAGGCGGTGTTCACCCGGACGAGATGGGAATCGGCCCGGTGGTGGCTATTCCCAAAGCCCTGCAAAAAGCCGGCTTGACTTTGGGCCAGATTGATACCATTGAACTGAATGAGGCTTTTGCTTCCCAGGCATTGTATTGCATCCGCAAATTAGGGCTGGATTCGGCTAAGGTCAATCCCAACGGAGGAGCTATTGCCATGGGTCATCCCCTGGGCTGTACGGGAGCTAAGCTGACAGTGAGTCTGATCCATGAATTGGAGCGTACCGGAGGTAAATACGGAATGGTCAGCATGTGCGTAGGCGGCGGAATGGGTGCGGCTGCCGTATTTGAGAAAGTATAA
- a CDS encoding MFS transporter produces MSNSATVSTKVRIHTSVGAFFSNMIEFYDLMILSMALALIVKEFDLTLSEAGMLGTATLIGCGLSAFIIGWCSENFGRKPTLLYSVLIFSLLTACIGFASGYLQILVLRLLAGITLGGIFTLVGTLMNETWPAHLRGRATTIVWISSSCGVILASFLVANVMPKYGWRSLFIFALTGIIVAIYIAIFIPETEAWKAMKAQKKDKIALSVGLKEIFSGKLRKNTLLGTGASFLAGLSFWGFMYWLPTFLIAERGLAPAAVGGYIAFQSIGQIIGVPLSGVIADAIGRKKTLILIFILGGILIPLYVSSHNLQVLFWGGPFIAAIFSYPGLMATYYPEFYPTHIRSLGVGFLFNIGRALSAIGPYTLGALAVAYSLQTSIVVCGILYVLGAVLVFFLPETFRKKDLTDNNSPALSTK; encoded by the coding sequence TTGAGCAACTCAGCTACGGTAAGCACAAAAGTAAGGATTCATACATCGGTTGGCGCATTCTTCAGTAACATGATAGAGTTTTACGATTTGATGATTTTATCCATGGCTTTAGCTTTGATCGTAAAAGAATTTGACCTCACTTTATCTGAAGCCGGAATGTTAGGCACGGCCACCTTAATCGGCTGCGGACTCAGTGCCTTTATTATCGGCTGGTGCTCTGAAAACTTCGGACGCAAGCCAACATTATTATACTCCGTGCTCATTTTCAGCCTATTGACCGCATGTATTGGGTTTGCGAGCGGATATTTACAGATATTGGTTCTGCGGCTTTTGGCAGGTATCACCCTTGGCGGTATTTTTACTCTGGTAGGGACACTGATGAATGAGACATGGCCTGCCCACTTAAGAGGCAGAGCGACCACGATTGTCTGGATTTCATCTTCATGCGGAGTCATACTTGCCTCATTTTTGGTAGCGAATGTAATGCCTAAGTATGGATGGAGATCCTTATTCATCTTTGCTCTTACCGGGATTATTGTAGCAATATACATTGCCATTTTTATTCCTGAAACAGAAGCATGGAAAGCTATGAAAGCTCAGAAGAAAGACAAGATTGCGTTGTCTGTTGGTTTAAAAGAGATCTTTTCCGGCAAATTGCGTAAGAACACTTTATTGGGAACCGGAGCTTCATTTTTAGCGGGATTGTCTTTTTGGGGATTCATGTATTGGCTGCCTACGTTTTTGATTGCCGAACGGGGCCTGGCTCCGGCTGCGGTCGGCGGATACATTGCTTTTCAGTCCATTGGCCAGATTATCGGAGTTCCATTGTCCGGTGTTATAGCCGATGCCATTGGCAGAAAGAAAACACTTATTTTGATTTTTATCCTGGGCGGAATTCTGATTCCTCTATATGTATCAAGCCACAACTTGCAGGTTCTATTCTGGGGAGGGCCTTTTATAGCCGCAATTTTTTCCTACCCAGGGCTGATGGCCACGTATTATCCCGAATTCTATCCAACTCACATACGGAGCTTGGGCGTCGGCTTCTTGTTCAATATCGGGCGGGCCTTATCAGCGATTGGGCCCTACACCTTGGGAGCCCTGGCTGTAGCATATAGTTTGCAAACAAGTATTGTGGTCTGCGGCATCCTCTATGTGTTAGGAGCAGTATTAGTTTTCTTTTTGCCTGAAACATTCAGGAAAAAGGATCTAACGGACAATAATTCACCGGCTCTGTCAACTAAATAA
- a CDS encoding 3-keto-5-aminohexanoate cleavage protein — protein sequence MEKLIITVATTGAVTSREETPHIPYSPQEIADEVYASWKAGASIAHIHVRDSQGGTTMDLDVYRETVKLIKERCDIIINLTTAGGPFSEDVRIKPVELKPELASFDAGSLNLGPIVFANSPSFLEKLAAAMQKSGVKPEIEVFESGMIDNALRIAKKGLIKEPLHFQFVLGVPGGMAGTPKNLLHLVESIPAGSTWSVVGIGRSHLPLSCMAIHMGGHVRVGMEDNVYLKKGVLAKSNAEFVERIVRLAEEFERPVATVSEARRILGLN from the coding sequence TTGGAAAAGTTAATTATCACTGTAGCCACCACCGGTGCGGTAACATCACGGGAGGAAACGCCACATATTCCCTATTCGCCACAGGAAATTGCCGATGAGGTCTATGCTTCATGGAAAGCGGGAGCGAGCATTGCCCACATCCATGTGCGGGATAGTCAGGGTGGAACGACCATGGATTTGGATGTTTACCGGGAAACGGTCAAGCTGATCAAAGAAAGGTGCGATATCATCATCAATCTCACCACAGCCGGTGGACCTTTCTCGGAGGACGTCAGGATTAAACCGGTGGAATTAAAGCCGGAGCTGGCCTCCTTTGACGCAGGTTCCTTGAATTTAGGGCCAATCGTGTTTGCTAACTCACCGTCATTTCTGGAGAAGCTGGCGGCGGCCATGCAGAAAAGCGGAGTGAAACCCGAGATCGAGGTTTTTGAATCCGGCATGATCGACAATGCCCTGAGGATAGCTAAGAAGGGGCTAATCAAGGAACCTCTCCACTTTCAATTTGTTCTGGGAGTTCCCGGCGGCATGGCCGGCACACCGAAAAATTTGCTCCACCTTGTGGAAAGCATTCCAGCCGGTTCTACCTGGTCTGTGGTAGGGATTGGCAGATCCCATTTACCCCTTTCCTGTATGGCTATTCATATGGGAGGCCATGTACGGGTAGGGATGGAGGACAATGTCTACTTGAAAAAAGGCGTTCTGGCTAAATCCAATGCAGAATTTGTGGAGCGGATTGTTCGTCTGGCTGAGGAGTTTGAACGCCCTGTCGCCACAGTGAGTGAGGCCAGAAGAATTTTGGGGTTGAACTAA
- a CDS encoding cyclase family protein — MEFIDLSIAIEHQVPSDPPPIRQTIEYMDHTQGAKEMLAFFPSITEADLPDGLGWAVEDIKLCSHSGTHMDAPWHYYPTMNGGERSRTIDQMPLEWCFSDGIMLDFRDKPDGYLITVQDLEEAFAQIDYTLKHLDIVLIQTGAIQYWGQPQYLAKGCGLGREATLWLLERGVKVTGTDAWSWDRPLSVIGQEFAVTGNTKIIWEGHFAGREKEYYHMEKMNNLDKLPPKGFKVICFPIKIKDAGGGWVRPVALLP; from the coding sequence ATGGAATTTATCGACTTAAGTATTGCCATTGAACATCAGGTACCCAGTGACCCGCCGCCGATCCGGCAGACCATTGAGTATATGGATCATACCCAGGGTGCCAAAGAGATGCTGGCTTTTTTTCCTTCAATTACGGAGGCTGATTTGCCGGATGGACTGGGATGGGCAGTGGAGGATATCAAATTGTGCAGTCACAGCGGGACCCACATGGATGCGCCTTGGCACTATTATCCGACCATGAATGGAGGAGAGCGTTCCCGGACTATTGATCAGATGCCTCTGGAATGGTGTTTTTCCGACGGTATTATGCTTGATTTTCGGGATAAACCCGATGGCTATCTGATAACAGTCCAGGATTTGGAGGAGGCTTTTGCCCAAATCGACTATACCCTTAAGCATTTGGATATTGTGCTGATTCAGACCGGCGCTATTCAATATTGGGGACAGCCTCAATATTTGGCAAAAGGATGCGGCCTGGGCCGGGAAGCAACCCTCTGGCTGCTGGAACGCGGTGTCAAGGTAACCGGAACAGATGCCTGGAGCTGGGACAGGCCGCTATCCGTAATCGGACAAGAATTTGCCGTAACCGGAAACACCAAAATCATCTGGGAAGGGCATTTCGCCGGCCGGGAAAAAGAATATTATCACATGGAAAAAATGAACAATCTGGATAAGCTGCCGCCTAAAGGGTTTAAAGTAATTTGCTTTCCTATCAAAATCAAGGATGCCGGTGGCGGTTGGGTCAGACCGGTAGCATTGTTGCCTTAA
- a CDS encoding electron transfer flavoprotein subunit beta/FixA family protein — translation MVKILVCYKWVLDEGDIVVDEKDRSLDLTRAKGKISEYDRNALELGAALQGSTGCRLVAATVGKGVKESVSDVLSRGPEEVFYLDSPDLASLDSFLTAQLLAALIQKIGDIDLVICGEGSSDFYSQQVGPRLAALLGYGSLSYAAGVQLQGSEIMVERKLDRDLETVKTQLPAVVTVLPEINKPRIPGLKHILAAKKKPSTAVTLAEIGWAGKELASPVEVTGTRAVVMERKQIKVNEGGLTLQETAAKLIKQLQTDRVLS, via the coding sequence ATGGTGAAAATATTGGTTTGTTATAAATGGGTTTTGGATGAGGGGGATATCGTGGTTGATGAGAAGGACCGGAGTCTGGATCTGACCCGGGCCAAAGGAAAAATCAGCGAATATGACCGCAATGCCCTGGAATTGGGGGCCGCTTTGCAGGGGAGTACCGGCTGCCGCTTAGTGGCGGCCACGGTGGGAAAGGGCGTAAAGGAATCCGTCAGTGACGTACTGTCCCGGGGACCGGAAGAAGTCTTTTATCTGGACTCTCCCGATCTGGCTTCCTTGGACAGCTTCCTGACCGCTCAGCTGCTGGCGGCTCTGATTCAAAAAATCGGCGATATCGATCTGGTGATTTGCGGAGAGGGTTCCAGCGATTTTTATTCCCAGCAGGTGGGTCCCCGTTTGGCAGCCTTATTGGGCTATGGGTCCTTAAGCTACGCTGCCGGCGTTCAGCTGCAGGGTTCGGAGATCATGGTTGAAAGAAAGCTGGACCGCGATCTGGAAACTGTCAAGACCCAACTGCCGGCGGTGGTTACGGTTTTGCCTGAAATCAATAAACCCCGCATCCCCGGCCTTAAACACATTCTGGCTGCCAAGAAAAAGCCCTCCACAGCAGTGACCTTGGCGGAAATAGGCTGGGCAGGCAAAGAGCTTGCCAGCCCCGTTGAGGTAACCGGCACCCGGGCTGTTGTGATGGAGCGCAAACAGATTAAGGTGAACGAAGGCGGGCTGACCCTTCAGGAAACGGCAGCCAAGCTGATTAAGCAATTGCAGACGGACAGAGTTTTGAGCTAA
- a CDS encoding acyl-CoA dehydrogenase family protein, protein MDFQLSEEQLLIRQSIREYAAENAQNRNSEEVVRNLAELDFLGIFYPEQYGGAGADFMSFVLCLEEMAQTSASAALIYASHCCLGAHPLAQWGTEEQKQQYLTKLCQGKRIGSWAYGEGSLGSDWLTINTTAEKNEGGYLLNGRKTYVVNAKEENLFIVFAKTAGEQMSAFIVEGESAGFSLGPAHPKMGLEGVTMADLILKDVRVPAASLLGRPGQGMEIYRETLSLQQIALAALALGIARSALARSISYGKERIQFGRPIIRFEALQVMVAKMAANIAAAGLQVYQAAGLPTRQGDLALEAGIARYLAQLAGEQACLEAVQIHGGYGYSAELGVEQLYRDMKGITLLDLPEKPLLLTIAQKITA, encoded by the coding sequence ATGGATTTTCAATTATCTGAAGAACAGCTTCTCATCCGGCAGAGTATCCGGGAATATGCGGCTGAAAACGCTCAAAACCGCAACAGTGAAGAAGTGGTAAGGAATCTGGCTGAGTTGGATTTTCTCGGCATTTTTTATCCCGAACAATATGGCGGAGCCGGCGCAGATTTTATGAGCTTCGTCCTGTGTCTGGAAGAAATGGCCCAAACTTCGGCTTCAGCCGCCCTGATCTATGCCAGCCATTGCTGCCTGGGAGCGCATCCTCTTGCTCAATGGGGAACAGAAGAGCAGAAACAGCAGTACCTGACAAAGCTTTGCCAGGGAAAACGAATCGGAAGCTGGGCTTATGGGGAGGGCAGCCTCGGCAGCGATTGGCTGACGATCAATACGACCGCTGAAAAAAATGAGGGCGGTTATTTGCTGAACGGGCGCAAAACCTATGTGGTCAACGCTAAAGAGGAGAATTTGTTCATTGTCTTTGCCAAAACGGCAGGGGAGCAAATGAGTGCCTTTATTGTGGAAGGTGAAAGCGCGGGCTTCTCTTTGGGCCCCGCTCACCCCAAGATGGGTTTGGAAGGCGTCACGATGGCGGATCTGATTCTGAAGGATGTCCGGGTACCCGCAGCCAGTCTGCTGGGCCGGCCCGGGCAGGGAATGGAGATTTACCGGGAGACTTTGTCTTTGCAGCAGATCGCCTTGGCCGCTCTGGCCCTGGGGATCGCCCGCAGCGCCCTGGCCAGGAGTATCAGCTACGGTAAGGAGCGGATTCAGTTTGGCCGGCCGATTATCCGCTTTGAAGCGTTACAGGTCATGGTGGCTAAAATGGCGGCCAATATTGCCGCCGCCGGTTTGCAGGTATATCAGGCCGCCGGATTGCCCACCCGGCAAGGAGATTTGGCACTGGAAGCCGGAATTGCCCGCTATTTGGCCCAGCTGGCCGGTGAGCAGGCCTGTCTGGAGGCGGTCCAGATTCATGGCGGATATGGCTACAGCGCGGAGCTTGGGGTGGAGCAATTGTACAGGGATATGAAAGGGATTACCCTGCTGGACCTGCCGGAAAAGCCTCTGCTCCTGACCATCGCCCAAAAGATTACAGCCTGA
- a CDS encoding acyl-CoA dehydrogenase family protein: protein MLDMELTPEQQQLKKDVRHFVAKHITPVAKHYDETGDFPLPVVEEAAKAGLLKTVVPRQYGGPGLDALSMAIIMEELSRGCAGMATTIGGNGLSSYPVLLAAHEELKRQWFQYLLDGKLVGFALTEPAAGSDAGAVRTTAVPEGGEYVLNGSKCFITTGQYAAAFTVFASTNPAAGVKGLSAFLVEGDCPGLSPGKHENKMGIRASNTVELSFHNVRIPRNHLIGQEGEGFQLAMKTLDSGRTNVAAMAVGLAQAALEAGLDFVKSQTRGGRPLAASQYIQFKIADLSTAVEAARNMVYKACYLKDSGKPFSKEAAMAKTFCTDTAMQVTSEAVDLLGIYGYLKESPVEKLLRDVKVMQIYEGTNQIQRIVTANQILRS, encoded by the coding sequence ATGCTGGATATGGAACTCACGCCGGAGCAGCAGCAATTAAAAAAAGATGTCCGGCACTTTGTGGCAAAGCACATTACCCCGGTTGCCAAACATTATGATGAAACCGGTGATTTTCCCCTCCCGGTGGTTGAAGAAGCGGCTAAAGCCGGACTATTAAAAACTGTGGTTCCCCGACAATACGGTGGTCCGGGCCTTGATGCCTTATCCATGGCCATTATCATGGAAGAACTGAGCCGGGGCTGTGCCGGGATGGCCACTACCATTGGCGGCAACGGTTTGTCCAGCTACCCGGTTTTGCTGGCGGCTCATGAGGAATTGAAGCGCCAATGGTTCCAATACCTTTTAGACGGGAAACTGGTAGGCTTTGCTTTAACTGAACCGGCCGCCGGCTCCGATGCCGGAGCAGTCCGGACAACGGCGGTCCCCGAAGGCGGAGAATATGTGCTGAACGGTTCCAAATGCTTTATTACAACCGGGCAATATGCGGCGGCCTTCACCGTCTTTGCCTCCACCAACCCTGCGGCGGGAGTCAAGGGGCTCAGTGCTTTTCTGGTGGAAGGAGATTGCCCGGGACTCTCCCCGGGCAAGCATGAAAACAAAATGGGGATCAGGGCTTCCAATACCGTAGAACTCTCTTTCCATAATGTCCGGATTCCCCGGAACCATCTGATCGGCCAGGAAGGGGAGGGCTTTCAGCTGGCCATGAAAACTCTGGATTCCGGCAGGACCAATGTGGCGGCCATGGCTGTAGGACTGGCTCAGGCAGCCCTGGAAGCCGGCCTGGATTTCGTGAAGAGCCAGACCAGGGGCGGCAGGCCTTTGGCCGCCTCTCAGTATATTCAGTTCAAAATCGCCGATCTCAGCACAGCGGTTGAGGCGGCCAGAAACATGGTTTATAAGGCCTGCTATCTGAAAGATTCAGGAAAACCCTTCAGCAAAGAAGCGGCCATGGCCAAAACTTTTTGTACGGATACGGCCATGCAGGTGACCTCCGAAGCAGTGGATCTGTTGGGCATATACGGTTACCTGAAAGAGTCTCCGGTTGAAAAGCTGCTGCGGGACGTCAAAGTGATGCAGATTTATGAAGGAACCAATCAAATTCAACGGATCGTGACGGCCAACCAGATCCTGCGTTCTTAA
- a CDS encoding bifunctional enoyl-CoA hydratase/phosphate acetyltransferase has protein sequence MGYANFAEILAALQTMTQKRKVAVVAAQDAHTLEAVLAAAENNLVVPILLGKENEIRKMIGDLGKNSPEPVIMDIEDPLECAQKAVELVQRGEAHCIMKGKIETGSLMKLLVNKESQLTTGRLMSLVAFMEIPHYHKLIAVSDVGLLMYPTLEQKKMLLENAVNALHALGVAKPKVAVLAAVEKVNPQMPETLDAESLKKMNEAGLISGCTVEGPISYDLAINSEAAEIKGYLSPVAGDADLLIVPDIVAGNILAKALVYSGRAKTAGIVVGAKVPIVLTSRSAAAEDKYMSLALAALVGSR, from the coding sequence ATGGGATATGCCAATTTTGCTGAAATACTTGCGGCATTGCAAACCATGACTCAAAAAAGAAAGGTAGCCGTTGTTGCCGCCCAGGACGCCCATACTCTGGAAGCGGTGTTGGCCGCAGCGGAAAACAATCTGGTCGTTCCGATCCTGTTGGGAAAGGAAAACGAAATCAGGAAAATGATCGGGGACCTGGGTAAAAATTCTCCTGAGCCGGTCATCATGGACATTGAGGATCCCCTGGAGTGCGCCCAAAAGGCAGTTGAGCTGGTCCAGAGAGGCGAAGCCCACTGCATTATGAAAGGGAAGATCGAGACCGGGAGCCTGATGAAGCTCCTGGTGAATAAGGAAAGCCAACTGACCACCGGCCGGCTGATGTCCCTGGTGGCGTTTATGGAGATCCCCCATTATCACAAGCTGATCGCTGTTTCCGATGTGGGATTGCTGATGTATCCAACTTTGGAGCAGAAAAAAATGCTGCTGGAAAATGCCGTGAACGCCTTGCATGCTCTGGGTGTGGCCAAGCCCAAGGTGGCGGTGCTGGCGGCCGTGGAAAAAGTCAATCCCCAGATGCCGGAAACACTGGACGCCGAGAGTCTGAAGAAAATGAACGAGGCAGGTCTTATTTCCGGTTGTACGGTGGAAGGTCCGATTTCTTATGATTTGGCGATTAATTCTGAAGCGGCGGAAATCAAGGGCTATCTAAGCCCTGTGGCCGGAGATGCCGATTTGTTGATTGTACCAGACATTGTTGCCGGCAATATTTTGGCCAAAGCCTTGGTTTATTCCGGCAGGGCGAAGACGGCGGGCATCGTGGTCGGGGCCAAAGTGCCCATTGTCCTCACTTCGCGGTCTGCCGCCGCAGAAGATAAATATATGTCCTTAGCCTTGGCTGCCCTGGTGGGCAGCCGCTAA